One part of the Malus sylvestris chromosome 2, drMalSylv7.2, whole genome shotgun sequence genome encodes these proteins:
- the LOC126613862 gene encoding protein POLLENLESS 3-LIKE 2-like codes for MLQDMWNAPPGFRPTKSAPSSPAKPLGVSRTHSVGTELFHVTHKVPVGDSPYVRAKNVQLVEKDPEKAIPLFWAAINSGDRVDSALKDMAIVMKQQNRAEEAIEAIKSLRHRCSDQAQESLDNILLDLYKRCGRLDDQIALLRHKLYLIQQGMAFNGKRTKTARSQGKKFQVSVEQEATRLLGNLGWALMQQNNYIEAEDAYRRALTIAPDNNKMCNLGICLMKQGRISEAKENLRRVKPAVADGPRGTDSHLKAYERAQQMLKDLESEMMNKGGDRVEQSRLFDAFLGSSSIWQPQPCRDHHHTSLPATAESVKSQPDEFADENVINSSNIFANRKIGFPQTKSINQVPQPNSLNVAAKPYFSKFIPAPPTASQFAETLKRTRSGNAANSMRVTEAIEITKPAVDLGVPENKTRRRLSLEEPGNELTGLLPDNKDFEEAIIAAVIDPTNEAGNAIGISNSSGMFPKKVEKRLRVFQDITLSLSPRA; via the exons ATGTTGCAGGATATGTGGAATGCTCCGCCTGGTTTCAGACCCACCAAGTCTGCTCCTTCCTCTCCGGCCAAGCCTCTCGGAGTTTCGAGGACTCACTCTGTCGGGACGGAGTTGTTTCACGTGACTCACAAAGTCCCGGTAGGCGACAGTCCTTATGTCAGAGCCAAGAATGTTCAG CTGGTGGAGAAGGATCCGGAGAAAGCAATCCCGCTGTTTTGGGCAGCCATTAATTCTGGGGACAGAGTGGATAGTGCTTTGAAGGACATGGCAATTGTGATGAAGCAACAGAACCGGGCGGAAGAAGCTATCGAAGCCATCAAGTCGTTGAGACACCGGTGTTCGGATCAAGCCCAGGAGTCCCTTGACAACATCCTTTTGGATCTTTACAAG AGATGTGGGAGATTGGATGACCAAATAGCACTTTTGAGGCACAAGTTGTACTTGATTCAGCAAGGGATGGCTTTCAACGGAAAGCGCACGAAAACCGCCAGATCTCAGGGGAAGAAATTTCAGGTCTCTGTGGAACAAGAAGCCACTAGATTACTG GGGAACTTGGGGTGGGCTTTGATGCAGCAGAACAACTACATTGAAGCAGAAGATGCTTATCGCCGAGCACTCACAATTGCGCCGGATAACAACAAGATGTGCAACCTCGGAATCTGCCTAATGAAGCAAGGAAGAATCTCCGAGGCTAAGGAGAATCTCCGCCGCGTTAAGCCGGCAGTTGCGGATGGTCCAAGAGGGACAGATTCCCATCTCAAGGCCTATGAGAGGGCTCAGCAGATGCTCAAGGATCTCGAGTCTGAGATGATGAACAAGGGTGGAGACCGCGTCGAGCAGAGCAGACTTTTCGATGCCTTCCTGGGTTCTTCGTCGATTTGGCAGCCTCAGCCTTGCAGAGACCACCACCATACAAGCCTGCCGGCAACAGCAGAGTCTGTGAAATCTCAGCCCGATGAGTTTGCTGATGAGAATGTCATCAATTCTTCAAACATTTTTGCAAACCGGAAGATAGGATTTCCTCAGACTAAAAGTATAAATCAAGTCCCTCAACCAAACTCATTGAATGTGGCTGCAAAGCCTTACTTCTCAAAGTTCATTCCGGCTCCCCCAACCGCCTCTCAATTTGCTGAGACCCTTAAGAGGACAAGGTCTGGGAATGCCGCTAATTCAATGAGAGTGACCGAGGCGATTGAGATCACGAAACCTGCTGTGGATTTGGGCGTACCAGAGAACAAGACCAGAAGAAGGCTCTCTCTTGAAGAACCAGGGAATGAGTTGACAGGGTTGTTGCCCGACAACAAGGACTTCGAAGAGGCTATCATCGCCGCCGTCATTGACCCGACAAATGAGGCTGGGAACGCAATTGGAATCAGCAACAGTTCCGGGATGTTTCCGAAGAAGGTTGAGAAGAGGCTCAGGGTTTTTCAGGATATTACACTGTCTCTAAGTCCAAGGGCCTAA
- the LOC126583364 gene encoding uncharacterized protein LOC126583364, whose product MKEDYEIDQKKQAAADVLYNYSKFVMACIGNQVRPCDLRLHLMKEISGIPTSLKKDASQRAASPDAMGESSSSGTARLDKTDSFRDRLL is encoded by the exons ATGAAAGAAGATTACGAG ATTGACCAGAAAAAGCAAGCCGCTGCTGATGTTTTGTATAACTATTCAAAATTTGTGATGGCATGCATTGGAAATCAAGTTCGACCTTGTGACCTGAGGTTGCATCTGATGAAG GAAATTTCAGGTATACCAACTTCTCTGAAGAAAGATGCATCCCAGAGAGCAGCTTCCCCAGATGCAATGGGCGAATCATCAAGCTCGGGTACGGCTAGACTTGACAAAACAGACAGTTTTCGGGACCGGTTGCTGTAG
- the LOC126613670 gene encoding proteasome subunit alpha type-7-like, translating into MARYDRAITVFSPDGHLFQVEYALEAVRKGNAAVGVRGTDTIVLGVEKKSAAKLQDSRSVRKIVNLDNHIALACAGLKADARVLINKARIECQSHRLTVEDPVTVEYITRYIAGLQQKYTQSGGVRPFGLSTLIVGFDPYTDSPSLYQTDPSGTFSAWKANATGRNSNSIREFLEKNYKETSGQETVKLAIRALLEVVESGGKNIEVAVMTKDHGLKQLEEAEIDAIVADIEAEKAAAEAAKKGPPRET; encoded by the exons ATGGCGAGGTACGACAGAGCCATTACGGTTTTCTCTCCTGACGGTCATCTCTTCCAGGTCGAGTACGCGCTCGAGGCGGTCCGTAAGGGTAACGCCGCCGTCGGCGTCCGCGGCACCGACACCATCGTTCTCGGAGTCGAGAAGAAGTCCGCCGCTAAGCTCCAAGACTCCAG ATCGGTGAGGAAGATTGTGAACCTGGACAATCACATTGCTTTAGCCTGTGCTGGGCTCAAAGCAGATGCTCGTGTGTTGATAAACAAGGCACGGATTGAATGTCAAAGCCACAGGCTTACTGTTGAGGATCCAGTGACTGTCGAGTACATAACCCGATACATTGCTGGTCTTCAGCAAAAGTACACACAAAGTGGTGGTGTGAGACCATTTGGTCTTTCAACTTTGATTGTCGGATTTGATCCATACACAGATTCACCATCACTATATCAGACAGATCCTTCTGGGACTTTTTCAGCATGGAAAGCCAATGCAACTGGAAGAAACTCCAATTCGATAAGGGAGTTTCTGGAGAAGAACTATAAAGAAACTTCTGGGCAAGAAACTGTAAAGCTTGCAATCCGGGCTTTGCTTGAG GTTGTTGAGAGTGGAGGGAAAAACATAGAAGTTGCTGTGATGACGAAGGATCACGGTCTGAAGCAACTTGAAGAAGCTGAAATTGATGCCATTGTTGCTGACATAGAAGCAGAGAAAGCAGCTGCCGAGGCCGCAAAGAAGGGACCTCCCAGGGAAACATGA
- the LOC126613710 gene encoding histidine kinase 1-like isoform X1 has protein sequence MATPLGKVFDKISSFATPWRRSNTTTPQGRRIFHRDVERDQFQYGNGHCLSSYYSVFVARLAIMVMLAILIGLLTILTWHFTRIYTAKSLSNLAYGLRYELLQRPVLRMWNILNSTAEITAAQVKLSEYVIKRNSNPTSQAEQVEQLYESMRAVTWAMFASRKALNAITINYRNGFVQAFHRDHRSNNTYYIYSDLANYSISASGAYDANALSTHQAWSDHSIHGNISAKWYREPLDPVTGEKTGKATQIQPDDLINIAGLSQVPDGVATWHVGVSKYSDSPLLSAALAVSDPSNKRVVAVVGVTTALYSVGQLMKELVEFHSGHIYLTSQEGYLLATSTNAPLLRNSTRGPKLMMAVDSEDRIIHSGAEWLQRAYGNKFPPSHEVHVENARLGNQQYYIDSFFLNLKRLPLVGVIIIPRKYIMGKVDERAFKTLVILISASFCILVIGCVCIFILTNGVSKEMKLRAELISHLDARRRAEASSNYKSQFLANMSHELRTPMAAVIGLLDIMISDDCLTNEQYSTVTQIRKCSTALLRLLNNILDLSKVESGKMVLEEAEFDLGRELEGLFDMFSVQCINHNVETVLDLSDDIPKLVRGDSARVVQIFANLISNSIKFTTSGHVILRGSCENFNISGDTRRILLDQKNLWPSHKAKLKQSNHVKKASNKDDNKMILWFEVDDTGCGIDPSKWESVFESFEQADPSTTRTHGGTGLGLCIVRTLVNKMGGEIKVVKKDGQGTLMQFYLVLNTPADGTEQHCQVDFAKKNVVVLLALHGSMGRLIMSQWLRKKGVFTLATSEWNELTQILRELFHNRNSSHKNSFEKQYSLSESLRGEIRNTRDMRNPAFVMVVDIGLLDLSTDIWKEQLNFLDKYSGKANFAWMLNHDTSNAVKMELRRKGYVLMVNKPMYKAKMVHILETVMTERDLDTQRRSATSLTNSTKEGDLHECLEIDSTHFYVPSSSDDSDISEKNDSNSENTSHVEEKQRDGIMKPSSPQYQAVNSCLVELTSVCSKDNNSRKEDTEDTEHKAMSNNQASHATKSQCENSEVQEHRSITSSPKENGCSYKSRTTNQQKSLEGVRILLAEDTPVLQRVATIMLEKMGATVIAVADGLQAVDALNCVNKSEDCRKEFHSKDGDTNLDNQTWGFRPFDLILMDCQMPKMDGYEATKAIRRSEEGTDSHIPIVALTAHAMSSDEAKCLEVGMDAYLTKPIDYKLMVSTILSLTRTTT, from the exons ATGGCAACTCCTCTAGGAAAAGTGTTTGataaaatttcaagttttgccACACCTTGGAGAAGGAGCAACACTACAACTCCTCAGGGAAGAAGAATCTTTCATAGGGATGTTGAAAGAGATCAGTTCCAGTATGGAAATGGTCATTGCCTCTCCTCCTACTACAGCGTCTTCGTCGCCCGCCTCGCCATCATG GTTATGCTAGCAATTTTAATAGGGCTACTAACCATACTGACATGGCATTTCACAAGGATCTACACTGCAAAATCGCTGAGCAACTTAGCATACGGGCTTCGCTATGAACTTCTGCAACGTCCTGTGTTAAGGATGTGGAACATCTTAAATTCCACGGCAGAAATAACAGCAGCGCAGGTTAAGCTCTCGGAGTATGTGATCAAACGGAACAGCAACCCTACCAGTCAAGCAGAACAAGTGGAG CAGCTATATGAATCAATGAGGGCTGTGACGTGGGCAATGTTCGCGAGCCGTAAGGCTCTCAATGCAATCACTATAAACTACAGAAATGGTTTTGTCCAGGCATTCCACAGAGATCACAGGAGCAACAATACATACTACATCTACTCTGATCTCGCAAACTATTCGATCAGCGCAAGTGGTGCGTATGATGCTAATGCACTGTCAACACATCAGGCGTGGAGTGATCACTCCATACACGGCAACATTTCTGCAAAATGGTACCGCGAGCCACTTGATCCCGTCACAGGGGAGAAGACAGGGAAAGCAACCCAAATTCAACCGGATGATCTGATCAACATTGCAGGGCTTTCACAAGTACCGGATGGTGTGGCCACTTGGCACGTGGGGGTGAGCAAGTATTCGGATTCACCACTTCTTTCGGCTGCACTGGCAGTTTCCGACCCTTCAAATAAAAGAGTAGTGGCGGTTGTGGGTGTTACTACAGCTCTGTACAGTGTAGGGCAACTGATGAAAGAGCTTGTTGAGTTTCACAGTGGACATATTTACTTAACTTCTCAAGAAGGTTACTTGCTTGCTACGTCAACAAATGCTCCACTTTTGAGGAATTCGACGAGAGGGCCTAAGCTCATGATGGCTGTCGATTCTGAGGATCGCATAATACACTCAGGAGCAGAATGGTTGCAGCGAGCCTATGGTAACAAGTTTCCTCCTAGTCACGAGGTTCATGTTGAGAATGCCAGGCTTGGAAACCAGCAGTATTACATCGACTCGTTTTTTCTAAATTTAAAGAGACTTCCTCTG GTAGGGGTTATCATCATTCCGCGAAAATATATAATGGGGAAGGTAGACGAAAGAGCGTTCAAAACGTTGGTGATACTGATATCTGCATCCTTTTGCATTCTGGTGATTGGATGTGTTTGCATTTTCATACTCACGAATGGAGTTTCAAAGGAGATGAAGCTGAGGGCAGAACTGATAAGTCACCTTGATGCAAGAAGAAGGGCTGAGGCCTCTAGTAACTACAAAAGCCAATTTCTAGCCAATATGAG TCATGAACTGAGGACACCAATGGCGGCGGTGATTGGGCTGCTGGACATTATGATCAGTGATGATTGCCTTACAAATGAACAATACTCCACAGTTACTCAGATCAGAAAATGCTCGACAGCTCTACTTCGGCTTCTCAACAACATATTGGATCTCAGCAAG GTTGAATCTGGAAAAATGGTGTTGGAAGAAGCCGAGTTTGATCTGGGAAGAGAACTCGAGGGGCTCTTCGACATGTTCTCCGTGCAGTGCATTAACCACAATGTGGAGACTGTTTTAGATCTCTCTG atgATATTCCGAAATTAGTTCGAGGGGACTCTGCAAGAGTTGTTCAAATATTTGCTAATCTAATCAGCAACTCTATCAAGTTCACTACAT CGGGTCACGTTATACTTAGAGGATCATGCGAGAACTTCAACATTTCTGGTGACACCAGGAGAATCCTTCTTGATCAGAAAAATTTGTGGCCGTCTCATAAGGCAAAGCTGAAGCAAAGCAACCATGTAAAAAAGGCTTCCAACAAGGACGACAACAAAATGATTCTTTGGTTCGAAGTTGATGACACTGGTTGCG GAATCGATCCGAGTAAATGGGAGTCTGTTTTTGAAAGCTTTGAGCAAGCTGATCCCTCAACAACTCGAAC GCATGGGGGAACTGGACTTGGACTTTGCATTGTACGAACATTG GTTAACAAGATGGGTGGAGAAATCAAGGTTGTAAAGAAGGACGGGCAGGGTACCTTAATGCAATTTTACTTGGTTCTCAATACGCCTGCAGATGGCACGGAGCAACATTGTCAAGTAGattttgcaaagaaaaatgTAGTG GTGCTGCTTGCACTACACGGCAGCATGGGGAGGTTGATTATGTCCCAGTGGTTGCGAAAAAAAGGAGTGTTCACTCTGGCAACATCTGAGTGGAATGAACTGACACAAATTCTTCGAGAACTCTTTCATAACAGGAATTCATCTCATAAAAACAGTTTCGAAAAACAGTATTCGCTGAGTGAATCTTTGAGAGGTGAAATACGAAATACACGTGACATGAGGAACCCAGCTTTCGTCATGGTTGTCGATATAGGGCTGCTTGACCTGAGCACAGATATATGGAAGGAGCAGCTTAACTTCCTTGATAAATACTCCGGGAAAGCAAACTTTGCATGGATGCTGAATCATGATACATCCAACGCTGTCAAGATGGAGCTCCGAAGAAAAGGGTATGTTTTGATGGTTAATAAACCGATGTACAAGGCGAAAATGGTTCATATTTTGGAAACTGTCATGACAGAGAGAGATCTTGACACGCAGAGGAGATCCGCAACCAGTTTGACAAACAGCACAAAAGAAGGTGACTTGCACGAATGCCTTGAGATCGATTCTACTCATTTTTATGTTCCCAGTAGCTCTGATGATTCTGATATATCTGAAAAGAACGACTCTAATTCTGAAAACACATCTCATGTCGAAGAAAAGCAAAGAGACGGGATCATGAAACCTAGTTCCCCGCAGTACCAGGCGGTTAACAGCTGCTTAGTTGAACTCACAAGCGTATGCTCGAAAGACAATAATTCAAGGAAAGAAGACACAGAAGATACGGAACATAAAGCAATGAGCAACAATCAAGCATCCCATGCAACAAAATCACAATGTGAAAACTCGGAAGTTCAAGAACATCGTTCGATCACCAGCAGTCCTAAAGAGAATGGTTGTTCATATAAAAGTAGAACTACAAATCAACAGAAATCTCTCGAAGGCGTGCGCATTCTACTCGCAGAAGATACACCGGTACTGCAGAGAGTTGCAACTATAATGCTCGAAAAAATGGGGGCTACTGTGATTGCTGTGGCTGATGGACTGCAGGCAGTAGATGCTCTCAACTGTGTGAACAAATCAGAAGATTGTAGAAAGGAATTTCACTCGAAAGATGGAGATACGAACTTGGATAATCAAACATGGGGTTTCCGTCCATTCGACTTGATTCTAATGGACTGTCAG ATGCCGAAGATGGACGGTTATGAAGCAACGAAGGCAATCAGGAGATCGGAGGAGGGGACCGATTCGCACATTCCGATCGTTGCCCTAACAGCTCATGCAATGTCATCAGATGAAGCAAAGTGCTTGGAGGTGGGGATGGATGCTTATCTGACAAAGCCAATTGACTACAAGTTGATGGTGTCTACCATCCTTTCACTCACTAGAACAACAACCTAA
- the LOC126613710 gene encoding histidine kinase 1-like isoform X2 translates to MATPLGKVFDKISSFATPWRRSNTTTPQGRRIFHRDVERDQFQYGNGHCLSSYYSVFVARLAIMVMLAILIGLLTILTWHFTRIYTAKSLSNLAYGLRYELLQRPVLRMWNILNSTAEITAAQVKLSEYVIKRNSNPTSQAEQVELYESMRAVTWAMFASRKALNAITINYRNGFVQAFHRDHRSNNTYYIYSDLANYSISASGAYDANALSTHQAWSDHSIHGNISAKWYREPLDPVTGEKTGKATQIQPDDLINIAGLSQVPDGVATWHVGVSKYSDSPLLSAALAVSDPSNKRVVAVVGVTTALYSVGQLMKELVEFHSGHIYLTSQEGYLLATSTNAPLLRNSTRGPKLMMAVDSEDRIIHSGAEWLQRAYGNKFPPSHEVHVENARLGNQQYYIDSFFLNLKRLPLVGVIIIPRKYIMGKVDERAFKTLVILISASFCILVIGCVCIFILTNGVSKEMKLRAELISHLDARRRAEASSNYKSQFLANMSHELRTPMAAVIGLLDIMISDDCLTNEQYSTVTQIRKCSTALLRLLNNILDLSKVESGKMVLEEAEFDLGRELEGLFDMFSVQCINHNVETVLDLSDDIPKLVRGDSARVVQIFANLISNSIKFTTSGHVILRGSCENFNISGDTRRILLDQKNLWPSHKAKLKQSNHVKKASNKDDNKMILWFEVDDTGCGIDPSKWESVFESFEQADPSTTRTHGGTGLGLCIVRTLVNKMGGEIKVVKKDGQGTLMQFYLVLNTPADGTEQHCQVDFAKKNVVVLLALHGSMGRLIMSQWLRKKGVFTLATSEWNELTQILRELFHNRNSSHKNSFEKQYSLSESLRGEIRNTRDMRNPAFVMVVDIGLLDLSTDIWKEQLNFLDKYSGKANFAWMLNHDTSNAVKMELRRKGYVLMVNKPMYKAKMVHILETVMTERDLDTQRRSATSLTNSTKEGDLHECLEIDSTHFYVPSSSDDSDISEKNDSNSENTSHVEEKQRDGIMKPSSPQYQAVNSCLVELTSVCSKDNNSRKEDTEDTEHKAMSNNQASHATKSQCENSEVQEHRSITSSPKENGCSYKSRTTNQQKSLEGVRILLAEDTPVLQRVATIMLEKMGATVIAVADGLQAVDALNCVNKSEDCRKEFHSKDGDTNLDNQTWGFRPFDLILMDCQMPKMDGYEATKAIRRSEEGTDSHIPIVALTAHAMSSDEAKCLEVGMDAYLTKPIDYKLMVSTILSLTRTTT, encoded by the exons ATGGCAACTCCTCTAGGAAAAGTGTTTGataaaatttcaagttttgccACACCTTGGAGAAGGAGCAACACTACAACTCCTCAGGGAAGAAGAATCTTTCATAGGGATGTTGAAAGAGATCAGTTCCAGTATGGAAATGGTCATTGCCTCTCCTCCTACTACAGCGTCTTCGTCGCCCGCCTCGCCATCATG GTTATGCTAGCAATTTTAATAGGGCTACTAACCATACTGACATGGCATTTCACAAGGATCTACACTGCAAAATCGCTGAGCAACTTAGCATACGGGCTTCGCTATGAACTTCTGCAACGTCCTGTGTTAAGGATGTGGAACATCTTAAATTCCACGGCAGAAATAACAGCAGCGCAGGTTAAGCTCTCGGAGTATGTGATCAAACGGAACAGCAACCCTACCAGTCAAGCAGAACAAGTGGAG CTATATGAATCAATGAGGGCTGTGACGTGGGCAATGTTCGCGAGCCGTAAGGCTCTCAATGCAATCACTATAAACTACAGAAATGGTTTTGTCCAGGCATTCCACAGAGATCACAGGAGCAACAATACATACTACATCTACTCTGATCTCGCAAACTATTCGATCAGCGCAAGTGGTGCGTATGATGCTAATGCACTGTCAACACATCAGGCGTGGAGTGATCACTCCATACACGGCAACATTTCTGCAAAATGGTACCGCGAGCCACTTGATCCCGTCACAGGGGAGAAGACAGGGAAAGCAACCCAAATTCAACCGGATGATCTGATCAACATTGCAGGGCTTTCACAAGTACCGGATGGTGTGGCCACTTGGCACGTGGGGGTGAGCAAGTATTCGGATTCACCACTTCTTTCGGCTGCACTGGCAGTTTCCGACCCTTCAAATAAAAGAGTAGTGGCGGTTGTGGGTGTTACTACAGCTCTGTACAGTGTAGGGCAACTGATGAAAGAGCTTGTTGAGTTTCACAGTGGACATATTTACTTAACTTCTCAAGAAGGTTACTTGCTTGCTACGTCAACAAATGCTCCACTTTTGAGGAATTCGACGAGAGGGCCTAAGCTCATGATGGCTGTCGATTCTGAGGATCGCATAATACACTCAGGAGCAGAATGGTTGCAGCGAGCCTATGGTAACAAGTTTCCTCCTAGTCACGAGGTTCATGTTGAGAATGCCAGGCTTGGAAACCAGCAGTATTACATCGACTCGTTTTTTCTAAATTTAAAGAGACTTCCTCTG GTAGGGGTTATCATCATTCCGCGAAAATATATAATGGGGAAGGTAGACGAAAGAGCGTTCAAAACGTTGGTGATACTGATATCTGCATCCTTTTGCATTCTGGTGATTGGATGTGTTTGCATTTTCATACTCACGAATGGAGTTTCAAAGGAGATGAAGCTGAGGGCAGAACTGATAAGTCACCTTGATGCAAGAAGAAGGGCTGAGGCCTCTAGTAACTACAAAAGCCAATTTCTAGCCAATATGAG TCATGAACTGAGGACACCAATGGCGGCGGTGATTGGGCTGCTGGACATTATGATCAGTGATGATTGCCTTACAAATGAACAATACTCCACAGTTACTCAGATCAGAAAATGCTCGACAGCTCTACTTCGGCTTCTCAACAACATATTGGATCTCAGCAAG GTTGAATCTGGAAAAATGGTGTTGGAAGAAGCCGAGTTTGATCTGGGAAGAGAACTCGAGGGGCTCTTCGACATGTTCTCCGTGCAGTGCATTAACCACAATGTGGAGACTGTTTTAGATCTCTCTG atgATATTCCGAAATTAGTTCGAGGGGACTCTGCAAGAGTTGTTCAAATATTTGCTAATCTAATCAGCAACTCTATCAAGTTCACTACAT CGGGTCACGTTATACTTAGAGGATCATGCGAGAACTTCAACATTTCTGGTGACACCAGGAGAATCCTTCTTGATCAGAAAAATTTGTGGCCGTCTCATAAGGCAAAGCTGAAGCAAAGCAACCATGTAAAAAAGGCTTCCAACAAGGACGACAACAAAATGATTCTTTGGTTCGAAGTTGATGACACTGGTTGCG GAATCGATCCGAGTAAATGGGAGTCTGTTTTTGAAAGCTTTGAGCAAGCTGATCCCTCAACAACTCGAAC GCATGGGGGAACTGGACTTGGACTTTGCATTGTACGAACATTG GTTAACAAGATGGGTGGAGAAATCAAGGTTGTAAAGAAGGACGGGCAGGGTACCTTAATGCAATTTTACTTGGTTCTCAATACGCCTGCAGATGGCACGGAGCAACATTGTCAAGTAGattttgcaaagaaaaatgTAGTG GTGCTGCTTGCACTACACGGCAGCATGGGGAGGTTGATTATGTCCCAGTGGTTGCGAAAAAAAGGAGTGTTCACTCTGGCAACATCTGAGTGGAATGAACTGACACAAATTCTTCGAGAACTCTTTCATAACAGGAATTCATCTCATAAAAACAGTTTCGAAAAACAGTATTCGCTGAGTGAATCTTTGAGAGGTGAAATACGAAATACACGTGACATGAGGAACCCAGCTTTCGTCATGGTTGTCGATATAGGGCTGCTTGACCTGAGCACAGATATATGGAAGGAGCAGCTTAACTTCCTTGATAAATACTCCGGGAAAGCAAACTTTGCATGGATGCTGAATCATGATACATCCAACGCTGTCAAGATGGAGCTCCGAAGAAAAGGGTATGTTTTGATGGTTAATAAACCGATGTACAAGGCGAAAATGGTTCATATTTTGGAAACTGTCATGACAGAGAGAGATCTTGACACGCAGAGGAGATCCGCAACCAGTTTGACAAACAGCACAAAAGAAGGTGACTTGCACGAATGCCTTGAGATCGATTCTACTCATTTTTATGTTCCCAGTAGCTCTGATGATTCTGATATATCTGAAAAGAACGACTCTAATTCTGAAAACACATCTCATGTCGAAGAAAAGCAAAGAGACGGGATCATGAAACCTAGTTCCCCGCAGTACCAGGCGGTTAACAGCTGCTTAGTTGAACTCACAAGCGTATGCTCGAAAGACAATAATTCAAGGAAAGAAGACACAGAAGATACGGAACATAAAGCAATGAGCAACAATCAAGCATCCCATGCAACAAAATCACAATGTGAAAACTCGGAAGTTCAAGAACATCGTTCGATCACCAGCAGTCCTAAAGAGAATGGTTGTTCATATAAAAGTAGAACTACAAATCAACAGAAATCTCTCGAAGGCGTGCGCATTCTACTCGCAGAAGATACACCGGTACTGCAGAGAGTTGCAACTATAATGCTCGAAAAAATGGGGGCTACTGTGATTGCTGTGGCTGATGGACTGCAGGCAGTAGATGCTCTCAACTGTGTGAACAAATCAGAAGATTGTAGAAAGGAATTTCACTCGAAAGATGGAGATACGAACTTGGATAATCAAACATGGGGTTTCCGTCCATTCGACTTGATTCTAATGGACTGTCAG ATGCCGAAGATGGACGGTTATGAAGCAACGAAGGCAATCAGGAGATCGGAGGAGGGGACCGATTCGCACATTCCGATCGTTGCCCTAACAGCTCATGCAATGTCATCAGATGAAGCAAAGTGCTTGGAGGTGGGGATGGATGCTTATCTGACAAAGCCAATTGACTACAAGTTGATGGTGTCTACCATCCTTTCACTCACTAGAACAACAACCTAA